Proteins from a single region of Hymenobacter aquaticus:
- a CDS encoding ABC1 kinase family protein — translation MFKNTISNLSRIRQVVEVLVRYGFEDVVTSTPLRRLVTQKRRLSWQHAERPVFETSRWERVRMVIEELGPTFIKLAQAMSNRPDLLPEALIDEFQKLQSDVPPFDVRLAREIIERELGRPITEVFSEFEEKPLGSASIGQVHKARLLTGEDVVVKVQRPDVQEKVRTDLSLLHELVRLTAGFLRNHGLSNPQDIVDAFERSMMKELDYTSEARSMEQFRKLYESYETFSIPKPYRELSTAKILVIEFVSGCKITDKPQLLKWGLSPEKVAETGMDIYLTQIFEFGIFHADPHPGNVLVRPDGTLVLIDFGMVGRLSKQQKYAFAGVFIGMARQDARSMALNFRRLALTADIPDMRTFEADLNDLIEDFALLDVQDMSMSDLADRLQNVIYDYKLQVPGAIFLILRALVILEGIGKVLHPRFNTFEFVRPYGARIIAEQYSPENILSEAQYTGTQLLALLQTLPADVRQIMRKISRGDLRLKVELSGYQALMRTADRLVSRTIIALIAVAFLLFSGLSLLGRYSPDMRYWHGIPVLTWWSLGITGFLFLILLILGTQKRKE, via the coding sequence ATGTTCAAAAACACGATTTCCAATCTGAGCCGCATCCGGCAGGTAGTGGAGGTGCTGGTGCGCTACGGGTTTGAGGATGTGGTAACGTCTACGCCCCTGCGCCGGCTGGTGACGCAGAAGCGCCGCCTCTCGTGGCAGCATGCCGAGCGGCCGGTGTTTGAAACCAGCCGCTGGGAGCGGGTCCGGATGGTGATTGAGGAGCTCGGGCCCACCTTCATCAAGCTGGCCCAGGCCATGAGCAACCGGCCCGATTTGCTGCCCGAGGCCCTGATTGACGAGTTTCAGAAGCTGCAGAGCGACGTGCCGCCCTTCGACGTGCGCCTGGCCCGCGAGATTATCGAGCGGGAGCTGGGCCGGCCCATTACGGAGGTGTTCAGCGAGTTTGAGGAAAAACCCCTAGGCTCGGCCAGCATCGGGCAGGTGCACAAGGCCCGGCTGCTGACGGGCGAAGACGTGGTGGTGAAAGTGCAGCGCCCCGACGTGCAGGAAAAAGTGCGCACCGACCTGAGCCTGCTGCACGAGCTGGTGCGCCTGACGGCGGGCTTTTTGCGCAACCACGGCCTGAGCAACCCCCAGGACATCGTGGACGCCTTCGAGCGGAGCATGATGAAGGAGCTGGACTACACCTCCGAGGCCCGCAGCATGGAGCAGTTCCGCAAGCTCTACGAGAGCTACGAAACTTTCTCCATTCCGAAACCCTACCGGGAGCTGTCGACGGCCAAAATCCTGGTGATTGAGTTTGTCTCGGGCTGCAAGATTACCGACAAGCCCCAACTGCTGAAGTGGGGGCTGAGCCCGGAAAAGGTGGCCGAAACCGGCATGGACATCTACCTGACCCAGATTTTCGAGTTCGGTATCTTCCACGCCGACCCGCACCCCGGCAACGTGCTGGTGCGCCCCGACGGCACGCTGGTGCTCATCGACTTCGGGATGGTGGGCCGGCTCAGCAAGCAGCAGAAGTATGCCTTTGCCGGCGTCTTCATCGGCATGGCCCGGCAGGATGCGCGCAGCATGGCCCTGAACTTCCGGCGCCTGGCCCTCACGGCCGACATTCCCGACATGCGCACCTTCGAGGCCGACCTCAACGACTTGATTGAGGACTTTGCCTTGCTCGACGTGCAGGACATGAGCATGAGCGACCTGGCCGACCGGCTCCAGAACGTCATCTACGACTACAAGCTGCAGGTGCCCGGGGCCATCTTCCTGATTCTGCGGGCCCTGGTGATTCTGGAGGGCATCGGCAAGGTGCTGCACCCGCGCTTCAACACGTTCGAGTTTGTGCGACCCTACGGGGCGCGCATCATTGCCGAGCAGTACTCGCCCGAGAATATCCTCAGCGAAGCCCAGTACACCGGCACCCAACTGCTGGCCCTGCTGCAAACGCTGCCGGCCGACGTGCGCCAGATCATGCGCAAGATTTCGCGCGGCGACCTGCGCCTGAAGGTGGAGCTCAGCGGCTACCAGGCCCTGATGCGCACCGCCGACCGGCTCGTGTCGCGCACCATCATTGCCCTGATTGCCGTGGCCTTCCTACTGTTTTCGGGGCTGAGCCTGCTGGGGCGCTACTCGCCGGACATGCGCTACTGGCACGGCATCCCGGTGCTGACGTGGTGGAGCCTGGGCATTACGGGCTTCCTGTTCCTGATTCTGCTGATTCTGGGCACGCAGAAGCGCAAGGAGTAG